The following coding sequences lie in one Drosophila bipectinata strain 14024-0381.07 chromosome XR, DbipHiC1v2, whole genome shotgun sequence genomic window:
- the LOC108132470 gene encoding proteasome subunit beta type-6-like: MSYFCREYHDVPVSTGTTIMAMEYADGVVLGADSRTSAGIFVANKITDKLTKVADKIYCCRSGSAADTQAVADLVTNNLYYGENHCGKPPTVWEAACEFRYLCYNFRDALLASIIVAGYDDEKGGQVYSIPLGGMLVRDPCAVGGSGSSYIFGYVHDQWRPGFSREQCVQFIRKCIRLAIHHDGSSGGVTRIAIITKDGVERRLFFNTDNGEPITRHKKLTDLETSDDDDD; the protein is encoded by the exons ATGTCGTACTTTTGCAGGGAATACCATGATGTACCCGTGAGCACTGGCACCACCATTATGGCCATGGAGTACGCTGATGGAGTGGTGCTCGGAGCCGATTCCCGCACCAGTGCCGGCATCTTCGTGGCCAACAAAATCACGGATAAGCTGACCAAGGTGGCGGACAAGATATACTGCTGTCGCAGCGGATCGGCAGCGGATACCCAGGCGGTGGCCGATTTGGTGACCAATAACCTCTACTATGGTGAGAACCACTGCGGCAAACCGCCCACCGTATGGGAGGCCGCCTGTGAGTTCCGGTACCTCTGCTATAACTTTCGGGACGCCCTCCTAGCCAGCATTATAGTGGCGGGATACGATGATGAAAAGGGCGGCCAGGTGTACAGTATTCCCCTGGGCGGGATGCTTGTTCGGGATCCCTGTGCCGTCGGCGGTTCTGGCTCGTCCTATATTTTTGGCTATGTACACGATCAGTGGCGTCCTGGTTTTTCAAGGGAGCAGTGCGTTCAGTTTATCCGAAAGT gCATTCGGCTGGCCATTCACCACGATGGCAGTTCCGGCGGAGTGACCCGTATTGCAATTATTACAAAGGATGGAGTCGAAAGACGTTTATTCTTCAACACGGACAACGGAGAGCCCATAACTAGACACAAAAAGCTCACCGATCTCGAAACCTCTGACGATGACGACGATTGA